The Streptococcus pluranimalium genome contains a region encoding:
- a CDS encoding ABC-F family ATP-binding cassette domain-containing protein, with translation MSILEVKNLSHGFGDRAIFENVSFRLLKGEHIGLVGANGEGKSTFMSIVTGHLQPDEGKIEWSKYVTAGYLDQHTVLEAGQSVRDVLRTAFDDLFKTEARINDIYMSMADEGADVDSLMEEVGELQDRLESRDFYTLDAKIDEVARALGVMDFGMDSDVTELSGGQRTKVLLAKLLLEKPDILLLDEPTNYLDAEHIDWLKRYLQNYENAFVLISHDIPFLNDVINIVYHVENQDLVRYSGDYYQFQEVHAMKKAQKEAAYERQQKEIADLQDFVQRNKARVATRNMAMSRQKKLDKMDLIELDKEKPKPEFHFKESRTPSRFIFQTKDLVIGYDRPLTRKPLNLTFERNQKVAITGANGIGKTTLLKSLLGQINPLEGSVETGDFLEIGYFEQEVAGGNRQTPLEAVWDAFPALNQAEVRAALAKCGLTSKHIESQIQVLSGGEQAKVRFCLLMNRENNVLILDEPTNHLDADAKTELSRALQAYKGSILMVCHEPEFYHGWTEVWDFNEMI, from the coding sequence ATGAGTATTTTAGAAGTTAAGAATCTAAGTCACGGTTTTGGTGATCGTGCTATTTTTGAAAATGTATCGTTTCGTCTCTTAAAGGGGGAGCATATTGGACTTGTTGGTGCTAATGGTGAGGGAAAATCAACTTTCATGAGTATCGTGACAGGGCATTTGCAACCTGATGAGGGCAAAATTGAATGGTCAAAATATGTCACAGCTGGTTATTTGGATCAGCATACTGTTCTTGAAGCAGGTCAATCCGTTCGTGATGTTTTGAGAACAGCCTTCGATGATCTCTTCAAAACAGAAGCCCGTATCAATGACATTTATATGTCTATGGCTGACGAGGGAGCTGATGTTGATTCTCTTATGGAAGAAGTTGGGGAGTTGCAAGATCGCTTAGAGTCTCGTGATTTTTACACTTTGGATGCTAAGATTGACGAAGTAGCTCGAGCGCTAGGTGTCATGGATTTTGGGATGGATTCTGATGTGACAGAGCTTTCAGGAGGGCAACGAACTAAGGTTCTTTTGGCAAAACTTCTTCTTGAAAAACCAGATATTTTGTTGCTTGATGAGCCGACCAACTATTTGGATGCCGAACATATTGACTGGCTCAAGCGTTATTTGCAGAATTACGAAAATGCTTTCGTGCTTATTTCTCATGATATCCCATTCCTTAACGATGTGATTAACATTGTCTATCATGTTGAAAATCAGGATTTAGTGCGTTATTCTGGTGATTATTATCAATTCCAGGAAGTTCATGCTATGAAAAAAGCGCAAAAAGAAGCAGCTTACGAACGTCAACAAAAAGAAATCGCTGACTTACAGGATTTTGTTCAACGAAATAAAGCGCGTGTGGCAACCCGTAACATGGCCATGTCTCGCCAGAAGAAGTTGGATAAGATGGATTTGATTGAGCTTGATAAGGAAAAACCAAAACCAGAATTTCATTTCAAGGAATCTCGCACACCAAGTCGTTTTATCTTCCAAACCAAGGATTTAGTGATCGGTTATGATCGTCCGCTGACCAGAAAGCCTTTAAATCTAACTTTTGAACGTAATCAAAAGGTTGCTATCACAGGAGCTAATGGTATCGGGAAAACAACACTTTTAAAGAGTCTTTTAGGGCAAATTAATCCTCTTGAAGGATCTGTTGAAACAGGTGATTTCTTAGAAATTGGTTACTTTGAGCAAGAAGTTGCTGGTGGCAATCGTCAAACGCCATTAGAAGCGGTTTGGGATGCCTTTCCTGCGCTTAACCAAGCTGAAGTTCGTGCAGCTTTAGCCAAGTGTGGTTTGACATCAAAACATATTGAAAGTCAAATTCAAGTCCTATCAGGCGGAGAACAAGCCAAAGTACGTTTTTGTCTGCTCATGAATCGTGAAAACAACGTTCTTATTCTTGACGAGCCAACCAATCATTTGGATGCAGATGCAAAAACCGAGCTAAGTCGAGCTTTACAAGCTTACAAAGGATCAATTCTCATGGTCTGTCACGAACCTGAATTTTATCATGGTTGGACAGAAGTCTGGGATTTTAATGAAATGATTTAA
- the ldcB gene encoding LD-carboxypeptidase LdcB/DacB — MTKSFVTNQKQRFSIRKYSIGAASVLVGVTLVCAGQVSADDSLVPNVVVRDDNQIVNLSNKGALISSSEIPSSDSMSQVFMTSEPMLSSEVLPSSQVLSELSMTASSEVRSQEVVSSHVLSENVVEISESTVTSESTSASQAASEAMAEEVVIPSLPKQGTYIYPERTEVRNEPKLSAPVQFYVNKGDKVYYDNLVIKDGTNWLTYLSYSGVRRYAPIGKVTVNPPKTDTKDIDEETKPSQSLPKSGTYRFTEEVAVKNTPKATAKTEFTFAKGESIHYDQTLIADQVQWLSYVSYSGVRRYVALSKVQDVPVKTPEATPKPTPTKEEEAKAIAKSGTYTFTQDSAIKNKPEVAAKTEFIYRKGDKVNYDRYLENDGHHWLSYVSYSGIRRYVDLGKIKGTTDKLSPKPTKEVTPTSSVKLYGRMAVTDISSAGFTITISEVASPNTIQSIKVPVWSDQGGQDDLVWYKAQKQGDDTYKVEVATKNHKDNTGDYHVHLYYDYGNSQLKGILSTKVTLPAKAVVTPTATNSSKQKVTFNGSYYSVAGKYDEVIVVNKKYPLSAQYNPGENPTAKAAFIKLRDDMIAKGYNVGYGYSGFRSYNTQAGLYQSYVRRDGQEAADRYSARPGYSEHQTGLAFDLTDKNGRLLEDKAASTWLQQHAHEYGFVVRYQPGKEAVTGFMQEVWHLRYIGKEAKDIHNSGLSLEEYYGFQGGDYGSVKPNTGSRQTNLPSQGTYTFKKRTSIKGEPKLSSPELAYYNAGSTVNYDKVVSSDGYQWLSYVSFSGLRRYVAIT, encoded by the coding sequence ATGACAAAATCTTTTGTTACCAATCAAAAACAACGTTTTTCAATTCGAAAGTATTCTATTGGAGCTGCATCAGTTCTTGTAGGAGTGACTTTGGTTTGTGCTGGTCAGGTTTCAGCTGACGATAGTTTAGTTCCAAATGTGGTAGTTAGGGATGACAATCAGATTGTGAATTTAAGTAACAAAGGAGCTTTAATATCATCTTCTGAAATCCCTTCTTCTGATAGTATGAGCCAAGTCTTTATGACTTCGGAGCCTATGCTTTCTTCGGAAGTTCTGCCTTCTTCTCAAGTTCTTTCTGAATTGTCAATGACAGCTAGCAGTGAAGTAAGGAGTCAAGAAGTTGTTTCATCACACGTTTTATCTGAAAATGTCGTAGAGATTAGCGAGTCAACAGTAACTTCTGAATCAACCTCAGCCAGTCAAGCAGCTTCAGAAGCTATGGCAGAAGAAGTTGTGATACCAAGTCTTCCCAAACAGGGGACTTACATCTATCCAGAACGCACAGAAGTTCGTAATGAGCCAAAATTGTCAGCGCCAGTCCAATTTTATGTCAACAAGGGCGACAAGGTGTACTATGATAATCTTGTGATCAAGGATGGTACCAACTGGTTGACTTACCTTTCTTATAGTGGGGTTAGACGTTATGCCCCTATTGGTAAGGTAACGGTTAATCCTCCTAAAACAGACACGAAAGATATTGACGAGGAGACAAAACCCAGTCAGTCTCTTCCGAAAAGTGGCACTTATCGTTTCACTGAAGAAGTTGCTGTGAAAAACACCCCTAAGGCTACTGCCAAGACAGAATTTACCTTTGCTAAAGGTGAGTCTATCCATTATGATCAAACCTTGATTGCAGATCAGGTGCAATGGTTGTCTTATGTCAGTTACAGTGGTGTCCGCCGTTATGTCGCCCTCTCAAAGGTTCAGGATGTCCCAGTGAAAACACCAGAGGCTACTCCGAAACCAACGCCAACTAAGGAAGAAGAAGCAAAAGCCATTGCCAAATCAGGAACTTATACCTTTACTCAGGACAGTGCTATCAAGAACAAGCCTGAAGTAGCCGCTAAGACAGAGTTTATTTATCGCAAAGGTGATAAGGTTAACTATGATCGCTACCTTGAAAATGACGGTCATCACTGGTTATCTTATGTTAGTTATAGCGGTATTCGTCGCTATGTGGATTTAGGCAAAATTAAAGGAACTACTGACAAACTAAGTCCGAAACCAACTAAGGAAGTAACACCGACAAGTAGTGTCAAGCTTTATGGTCGCATGGCTGTCACAGATATCTCAAGTGCTGGTTTCACTATTACCATTTCAGAAGTAGCTTCTCCAAATACTATCCAGTCAATTAAAGTTCCTGTTTGGTCAGATCAAGGTGGTCAGGATGATTTGGTCTGGTATAAGGCACAGAAACAAGGGGACGATACTTACAAGGTGGAGGTTGCTACTAAAAATCACAAAGATAATACTGGCGATTATCATGTCCATCTCTATTATGATTATGGAAATAGTCAATTGAAAGGGATTTTATCAACGAAGGTTACATTGCCAGCAAAAGCAGTAGTGACTCCGACAGCTACAAATTCTTCAAAGCAAAAGGTTACCTTTAATGGTTCATACTATAGCGTGGCTGGAAAATATGATGAGGTTATCGTCGTTAATAAAAAATACCCACTATCTGCTCAGTACAATCCAGGTGAGAATCCGACTGCTAAGGCCGCTTTCATCAAACTGCGTGATGATATGATTGCAAAAGGTTACAATGTCGGCTATGGTTACAGTGGTTTTAGAAGCTACAATACACAAGCTGGATTATATCAATCATATGTCAGACGTGATGGACAAGAGGCAGCGGATCGCTATTCAGCAAGGCCAGGTTACAGTGAACACCAAACAGGATTGGCTTTTGACCTAACAGATAAAAATGGTCGACTTCTGGAAGATAAGGCTGCTAGTACTTGGCTTCAACAACATGCTCATGAATATGGCTTTGTTGTCCGTTATCAACCAGGTAAAGAAGCTGTGACGGGCTTTATGCAAGAAGTTTGGCATCTTCGCTATATTGGAAAAGAAGCTAAGGATATTCATAATTCAGGGTTATCACTTGAAGAGTACTACGGTTTCCAAGGTGGTGACTATGGCAGTGTAAAACCCAATACTGGATCACGTCAGACAAACTTACCTTCGCAAGGGACTTACACCTTTAAGAAACGTACTTCTATCAAGGGTGAGCCAAAATTATCAAGTCCAGAATTAGCTTACTATAACGCTGGTTCAACGGTTAACTATGATAAAGTAGTGAGTTCAGATGGATATCAATGGTTATCTTATGTTAGCTTTAGCGGTTTAAGAAGGTATGTAGCTATTACTTAA